In the genome of Nitrospira japonica, one region contains:
- a CDS encoding pentapeptide repeat-containing protein: MSTFSSVLRATRCLLSSSTAGAVLIAMGVAFEEPASAGTLPMPSCSSSYKKQVVPAKQLRAIVRSHGQWLEERHHPGHRKADLCQADLRQASLAQANLERANLEGAILRQADLSQSTLVQARLAETDLTKAHLEMANLSGADLRRARMSGADLTQVVGDEAAFLGAVLIEARLREAALERAHFEGANLTSADLTGADLVDSHFYGALLHRAILSGADLLEADLRRTDLSKAHMKGTNLQSALFDGAILRGTQLVDADLEGAYFDDADLTEANLQDALLRGADFRFSNLHAANFYRADLEGANLEGARLTGANFRAANLKMAIIYLATADGADFRNARMDRAILIGTTGTGATFVAAELSEAYAPKVSLRNALFNDATLESAYLVSADLRGAEFNRAKLAHANLQEADLRGASFSRADLTGTRLEGANLRDADLRGADLKSAIGLTQAQLESACTDSSTVLPGDLNRPGPCRFPSKKGRS, encoded by the coding sequence ATGAGCACATTCTCGAGCGTCCTTCGCGCGACGCGTTGCCTCTTGTCGTCCAGCACGGCGGGAGCTGTCCTCATCGCTATGGGCGTCGCATTCGAGGAACCGGCCTCTGCGGGGACCTTGCCTATGCCGTCCTGCTCGAGCTCGTATAAGAAGCAGGTGGTGCCCGCCAAGCAACTCCGCGCGATTGTCCGGTCGCATGGTCAGTGGCTGGAGGAGCGCCACCATCCTGGCCACCGGAAGGCCGATTTATGCCAAGCGGACCTGCGTCAGGCCTCCCTTGCCCAGGCCAATTTGGAGCGGGCCAATCTGGAAGGCGCAATCCTTCGACAGGCTGACCTGTCACAGAGCACGCTGGTCCAGGCCAGATTGGCCGAGACTGATCTCACGAAGGCGCATCTGGAGATGGCCAATCTGTCCGGCGCCGACCTGCGACGAGCCCGAATGTCCGGCGCGGATCTCACTCAAGTGGTCGGAGATGAGGCGGCTTTTCTGGGAGCCGTCTTGATCGAAGCCCGTCTGCGGGAAGCCGCCTTGGAGCGGGCCCATTTTGAAGGAGCGAACTTGACCTCCGCCGATCTCACCGGCGCCGATCTTGTGGATAGTCACTTTTATGGAGCGCTCCTGCATCGCGCGATTCTTTCGGGCGCCGATTTGCTGGAAGCGGATCTCCGTCGCACCGATCTGAGCAAGGCCCATATGAAGGGCACGAATCTGCAGAGTGCACTCTTCGACGGAGCGATCCTGCGCGGGACGCAGTTGGTTGACGCAGACCTGGAGGGGGCATACTTTGACGACGCAGACTTGACGGAAGCGAACTTGCAGGATGCGTTACTGAGGGGAGCCGATTTCCGGTTTTCGAACTTGCATGCGGCCAACTTTTACCGTGCCGATCTTGAAGGGGCCAACTTGGAAGGGGCACGACTCACCGGCGCCAATTTTCGCGCCGCCAATCTCAAAATGGCGATCATTTACCTTGCGACGGCGGACGGTGCCGATTTTCGAAATGCCCGGATGGACCGCGCGATTCTGATCGGCACCACCGGGACGGGAGCCACATTCGTCGCCGCCGAGCTGAGTGAGGCCTATGCTCCCAAGGTGTCCTTGCGAAATGCCCTGTTCAACGACGCGACTTTGGAATCCGCCTACCTGGTGTCTGCTGATCTACGGGGAGCCGAGTTCAACCGCGCGAAGCTCGCGCACGCCAACTTGCAGGAGGCTGATCTCCGCGGCGCGTCCTTTTCGAGAGCGGACTTGACCGGCACCCGGCTCGAGGGCGCGAATCTACGCGATGCGGACTTGCGCGGAGCCGACCTCAAGTCCGCGATCGGCCTCACTCAGGCCCAGCTTGAGTCCGCCTGCACAGACTCCAGCACCGTACTCCCGGGCGATCTGAATCGGCCGGGACCCTGCCGATTTCCTAGCAAGAAGGGGAGGTCATGA
- a CDS encoding response regulator, with translation MINILLADDHPYLRRGLMQILRDEFPGAVIGEVANVPELLEQVQKLRWDIVVLDLTMPGRGGLEALHELKRLCPNLPILVLSMHPEDQFAVRVLRAGGAGYLTKESVPQEFVRAVRILWKGGKYITPKAAELLAAYVDRHGDTEQPLHDSLSDREYEVFRMIAAGQTITEISEQLALSIKTISTYRSRVLEKLHLSNNVDLARYAVEHHLLT, from the coding sequence ATGATTAACATTCTCCTTGCAGACGACCATCCGTATCTCCGTCGCGGCCTCATGCAAATCCTCAGGGATGAATTCCCCGGCGCGGTGATCGGCGAAGTGGCCAATGTACCCGAGCTGCTCGAACAGGTTCAGAAACTGCGATGGGACATCGTGGTCTTGGATCTCACGATGCCCGGAAGAGGAGGCCTGGAGGCGTTGCATGAGCTGAAACGGCTGTGTCCGAACCTTCCCATTCTCGTGCTGAGCATGCATCCGGAAGATCAATTTGCCGTGCGTGTGCTCCGAGCCGGAGGGGCCGGATACCTGACAAAGGAAAGCGTGCCGCAGGAGTTCGTCCGGGCGGTCAGAATCCTATGGAAGGGAGGGAAATACATCACGCCGAAGGCTGCCGAACTGCTTGCCGCCTATGTGGACCGACACGGCGATACCGAACAGCCGCTCCATGATTCGCTGTCCGATCGAGAATACGAAGTGTTCAGAATGATCGCTGCAGGACAAACCATCACCGAGATTTCCGAGCAGTTGGCCCTCAGCATCAAGACGATCAGTACGTACCGTTCCCGTGTCCTGGAGAAGCTTCATCTGAGCAACAACGTGGACTTGGCACGCTACGCAGTCGAACACCATCTCCTGACCTGA
- a CDS encoding PAS domain-containing sensor histidine kinase, with protein MSVTLEKKIATGLGSALILLIGLGIGSHRSATALVGKQEEMNLAESSKQVDRTDSFTMALMIGGSVLTLVLGVGGGALVFYDLAKRRRVENAVRVKQAYQDLILRSLPVAMYSAKPLGDFGALWVSENIEELTGFSARDFLNDSSLWAARLHPLDKEGALANFTTLPQDNTLSMEYRWRTHDGEYRWFRDEAVLIRREDGALQEIVGLWTDITMQRKAEELIRRQADIINQVEETVITIDLDGYVMSWNHGAEKLLGHSTAEALGRHISFVYPAEDREYLDREVLAPVMAKGTHRVEVRRLTKDGDIRFADLSLTLQKDGSNAPIGIIGYSMDITERKRAEEALVDSRNQLEALATRLQSVREEERTRIALEVHDVLGQALTVLKMDLCWIAKHLGDSTTQARFESLHARVNSALGLIDSTLQSVREIATELRPGVLDQLGLAAAIEWQARTFQERTGIACDIVVRPHRILVSDEQSTALFRIFQEVLTNVARHAQATTVRIRLEESDDHVSLQVTDDGRGIPEGAMTGPRAFGMLGMRLRAQQQGGELTIRGKPGAGTTVIVRIPLHRSGDD; from the coding sequence ATGTCCGTGACACTGGAGAAGAAAATCGCGACAGGTCTCGGAAGCGCCCTGATTCTGTTGATCGGATTGGGTATCGGCTCCCATCGGAGCGCGACCGCGCTCGTGGGAAAGCAGGAAGAGATGAACCTGGCCGAGTCGTCGAAGCAGGTGGACCGGACGGACTCATTCACCATGGCGCTGATGATCGGTGGATCCGTGTTGACGTTGGTGCTCGGGGTCGGGGGCGGCGCGTTGGTCTTTTACGACCTAGCCAAGCGCAGACGGGTCGAGAATGCCGTACGCGTGAAGCAGGCCTACCAGGATTTGATCCTTCGTTCCTTGCCCGTCGCCATGTACTCCGCGAAGCCGTTGGGAGATTTCGGCGCCCTGTGGGTGAGCGAAAACATCGAGGAGTTGACCGGCTTCTCCGCACGGGACTTCCTGAACGACTCCTCACTCTGGGCCGCACGCCTTCATCCGCTCGACAAGGAAGGCGCCCTGGCGAATTTTACGACCTTGCCTCAGGACAACACACTGTCCATGGAGTATCGTTGGCGAACGCACGACGGGGAATATCGATGGTTCCGAGACGAGGCGGTCCTCATTCGCCGCGAGGACGGCGCCCTCCAGGAGATCGTCGGCCTTTGGACTGACATCACCATGCAACGGAAGGCAGAGGAACTCATTCGGAGACAAGCCGACATTATCAACCAGGTCGAGGAAACCGTCATCACGATCGATCTGGACGGCTATGTGATGAGCTGGAATCACGGCGCCGAAAAGCTCCTGGGACATTCCACGGCCGAAGCCCTCGGCCGGCATATCTCTTTTGTGTATCCGGCGGAAGACCGGGAATATCTCGATCGCGAAGTCCTTGCCCCCGTGATGGCCAAAGGGACTCATCGCGTCGAGGTTCGCCGGTTGACCAAGGATGGGGACATACGGTTCGCCGATCTGTCGCTCACATTGCAGAAGGACGGCTCGAACGCTCCGATCGGCATCATCGGTTATTCGATGGACATCACGGAGAGAAAGCGGGCGGAAGAGGCGCTCGTCGACTCCCGAAACCAGCTCGAAGCGCTCGCGACTCGGCTCCAGTCGGTTCGGGAAGAGGAGCGGACCCGAATCGCGCTGGAAGTGCACGATGTCCTCGGCCAGGCGTTGACCGTGCTCAAAATGGATCTGTGCTGGATTGCAAAACATCTGGGCGATTCGACAACACAGGCCCGGTTCGAGTCCCTGCACGCCCGCGTGAATTCGGCGCTCGGTCTCATCGACTCGACGCTTCAATCCGTGCGGGAGATCGCGACAGAACTACGGCCAGGAGTACTGGACCAGCTCGGCCTGGCCGCCGCGATCGAGTGGCAGGCCCGAACATTTCAGGAACGGACTGGAATTGCATGCGACATCGTGGTGCGACCACATCGCATCCTGGTCAGCGACGAACAATCCACCGCCTTGTTCCGCATCTTCCAAGAGGTCCTGACGAACGTGGCGCGGCACGCCCAAGCCACCACCGTGCGCATCAGGCTGGAAGAGTCCGACGACCACGTATCATTGCAGGTGACGGACGACGGACGAGGCATTCCGGAAGGTGCCATGACCGGGCCTCGTGCATTCGGCATGTTGGGGATGCGACTTCGGGCCCAGCAGCAAGGCGGAGAGCTGACGATCCGCGGAAAACCGGGAGCCGGCACCACGGTCATCGTCCGGATACCACTGCACCGGAGCGGCGATGATTAA
- a CDS encoding glutathione S-transferase family protein has product MAGRAQFPDEQSDQGEFKRQDDAFRQWITADGSSGYPAASGRYHLYVSWACPWAHRTIIVRRLKKLESVIGMTVVDPIRDERGWAFREGPGHSLDSLNGFHFLSDAYRATDSHYRGRVTVPVLWDTVAKRIVSNSDDDLMRMLNGAFDGFAESRIDLYPQRLQRDIDDLNEFIYENVNDGVYRAGFSTSQRVYEQAVRRLFDALDQLDARLKTRRYLFGETFVETDWRLFVTLIRFDAVYHGHFKCNIRRIIDYPNLFAYLKDLYQTEGIADTVNFDHIKRHYYVTHDDINPTRIVPLGPIQDLSSPHHRERLV; this is encoded by the coding sequence ATGGCCGGTCGAGCGCAATTCCCCGACGAACAGTCGGACCAGGGTGAATTCAAGCGTCAGGACGATGCCTTTCGCCAATGGATCACGGCCGACGGAAGCTCCGGATATCCGGCCGCAAGCGGCCGGTATCACCTCTACGTGTCATGGGCTTGTCCCTGGGCTCATCGCACCATAATCGTGCGTCGACTGAAGAAGCTCGAGTCCGTGATCGGCATGACCGTGGTGGATCCGATCCGGGACGAACGCGGATGGGCTTTTCGTGAAGGGCCGGGTCACTCACTCGACAGCCTCAACGGGTTTCATTTCCTGAGCGATGCGTACCGCGCGACGGATTCTCACTACAGGGGCCGCGTCACCGTCCCCGTGCTCTGGGATACCGTCGCGAAACGGATCGTCAGCAATTCGGACGACGATCTGATGCGGATGTTGAATGGGGCCTTCGATGGGTTTGCGGAGAGCCGAATCGATCTCTACCCGCAGCGTCTTCAAAGGGACATCGACGACCTGAACGAATTCATTTATGAAAACGTGAACGACGGCGTGTATCGCGCGGGATTCTCCACGTCGCAGCGGGTTTATGAACAGGCGGTGCGCCGCCTGTTTGACGCGTTGGACCAACTGGATGCCCGGCTGAAAACCAGACGCTATCTGTTTGGAGAGACGTTCGTCGAAACGGACTGGCGCCTGTTCGTCACGCTCATCCGGTTCGATGCCGTCTACCACGGCCACTTCAAATGCAACATCCGACGCATCATCGACTATCCCAACCTGTTTGCGTACCTCAAGGATTTGTATCAGACCGAAGGGATCGCCGACACGGTCAACTTCGATCACATCAAGCGGCACTATTACGTGACCCACGACGACATCAATCCCACGAGGATCGTCCCCCTCGGTCCCATTCAAGATTTGAGCTCGCCGCACCACCGCGAGCGGCTCGTATAA
- a CDS encoding response regulator produces the protein MAVSIRDNETVSYSAPRSMQTQPCLRWRALVVDGHTAIREMVRIILEPYGDLIEVVAEASDGDGAIDQALLHKVDVVLMDVNLLSPNGVETTRYLKQSMPHVVILGLSADYTPHIYNSMIAAGAVAFVRKQDAADMLFRTIVYAMFHYCRPREQDQGFGSTAPGRLGDGKPAAVSAPRTSPLPQF, from the coding sequence ATGGCGGTGTCCATTCGCGACAACGAAACGGTGTCATACTCCGCGCCGAGGTCCATGCAGACGCAGCCATGCCTTCGTTGGCGAGCCTTGGTCGTGGACGGTCATACGGCGATTCGCGAGATGGTGAGGATCATTCTAGAGCCTTACGGCGACCTCATCGAAGTGGTCGCGGAAGCCTCGGACGGCGACGGCGCCATCGACCAAGCGCTCCTTCACAAGGTCGATGTGGTGTTGATGGATGTCAACCTGCTCTCCCCCAATGGCGTGGAAACCACGCGTTATCTGAAGCAGTCGATGCCGCATGTGGTGATACTGGGCCTCTCGGCGGACTATACTCCCCACATCTACAATTCGATGATCGCCGCCGGTGCCGTCGCCTTCGTGCGGAAACAGGATGCGGCGGATATGCTGTTTCGGACCATCGTCTATGCGATGTTCCATTACTGCCGACCGCGCGAGCAGGACCAGGGGTTCGGGAGTACCGCGCCGGGTCGCCTTGGTGACGGGAAGCCGGCGGCCGTTTCTGCTCCTCGGACGTCCCCTCTTCCACAGTTCTGA
- a CDS encoding phosphoribosyltransferase gives MTKIFRDREEAGYRLGQRLLAYRDNPDGLVFALPRGGVIVGYQLSLALHLPLEVFIACKVGSPENPEYALGAITEMGNLHMNPIYAGDHRRLTTSVEELAEEKRAEILRRRQLYRQGRSLLAPTGRLAILVDDGIATGATFLAAVEALREQAPSRLVAALPVGPAETVEQVRGLVDELVVLACPEPFWSVGTHYADFSQINDEEVLTCLDLANARHDGTVQG, from the coding sequence ATGACCAAAATCTTTCGAGATCGTGAGGAGGCCGGATACCGGCTTGGGCAGCGGCTGCTCGCCTATCGGGACAACCCTGACGGGCTTGTCTTTGCGCTGCCTCGCGGCGGGGTGATCGTAGGGTATCAGCTGAGTCTCGCGCTTCATCTTCCTCTCGAAGTCTTTATCGCCTGCAAAGTCGGCTCACCGGAGAATCCTGAATATGCGCTGGGTGCAATCACCGAGATGGGCAACCTTCATATGAATCCCATCTATGCCGGTGACCACCGGCGGCTCACGACGTCGGTCGAGGAGTTGGCGGAGGAAAAACGAGCGGAAATTCTTCGCCGCCGGCAGTTGTATCGGCAGGGGCGCAGCCTCCTGGCGCCGACGGGGCGGCTGGCCATCCTCGTGGACGACGGCATCGCCACTGGAGCGACGTTCCTGGCGGCGGTGGAAGCGCTTCGCGAGCAAGCTCCAAGCAGACTTGTCGCTGCCCTACCGGTCGGTCCGGCGGAAACGGTTGAACAGGTCCGGGGTCTTGTGGATGAATTGGTGGTTCTGGCCTGCCCGGAGCCCTTTTGGTCGGTCGGCACGCACTATGCAGATTTTTCACAGATCAACGACGAAGAAGTCCTGACCTGTCTCGATCTGGCGAACGCCAGGCATGACGGGACGGTTCAAGGTTAG
- a CDS encoding universal stress protein, whose protein sequence is MKVVIGVDWSEEAFASVRQVFELYRPTEVTLVHGIDLGIFEYPVLAQTASVPGYEDFARAVTDAGHQVLDRAADLLPDGLNTVKKINETGQPAELIRRSAITMQADLVVVGARGRSRLTEVFLGSVSHRVVTQADRTTLIVKGAVKPVRRILVAVEGQEDAARIVPWLQAHPFVHPVEVCVLNVQEPVRPVDPYHTGIFQDWAAAEKTAAEDVVKTVGAALVASHGSVSTRVATGDVAETIAAEAQDRDLVVVSSHGRRGVDRLLMGSVSHAILHRVTGSVLVVR, encoded by the coding sequence ATGAAAGTCGTCATCGGTGTCGATTGGTCGGAAGAGGCATTTGCATCGGTTCGACAGGTGTTCGAGCTGTACCGTCCGACGGAAGTCACGCTCGTACACGGCATCGACTTGGGCATCTTCGAGTATCCCGTCCTGGCCCAAACGGCCAGCGTCCCCGGGTATGAAGACTTCGCCCGCGCCGTGACGGATGCAGGGCATCAGGTCCTGGATCGTGCCGCCGATCTGCTGCCGGATGGCCTCAACACGGTCAAGAAGATCAATGAGACGGGTCAGCCGGCGGAGCTGATTCGCCGATCAGCGATCACGATGCAGGCCGACCTGGTCGTGGTCGGCGCGCGGGGCCGCTCGAGGTTGACCGAAGTCTTCCTGGGAAGCGTGTCTCATCGCGTCGTCACACAGGCCGACCGGACGACGTTGATCGTGAAAGGCGCCGTCAAACCCGTGCGGCGTATCTTGGTGGCGGTTGAAGGGCAAGAGGATGCGGCCCGCATCGTGCCATGGCTGCAGGCACACCCGTTCGTGCATCCGGTGGAGGTCTGTGTATTGAATGTCCAGGAGCCGGTCCGCCCGGTGGATCCTTACCATACCGGGATTTTTCAGGATTGGGCGGCAGCCGAGAAGACCGCGGCTGAAGATGTGGTGAAAACCGTGGGGGCCGCGCTCGTGGCGAGTCATGGCTCGGTCAGCACCAGGGTGGCGACCGGCGACGTGGCGGAAACCATCGCCGCGGAAGCGCAGGACCGGGACCTGGTCGTGGTCTCGTCCCATGGTCGCCGCGGCGTCGATCGGCTGCTCATGGGCAGCGTTTCACATGCGATTTTGCACCGCGTGACCGGATCCGTGCTGGTTGTCCGTTGA